Proteins from a genomic interval of Niabella soli DSM 19437:
- a CDS encoding SusC/RagA family TonB-linked outer membrane protein, whose translation MRKNRIRNKKSNFLLAVLLLLLLPFIGMAQRRTVSGMVTSKETTEPIANATVLIKGTSRGTTTNAEGHYSIATTTGEVLTFSAVGYKATDRKYSGQASINVLLESNSKQEDEVVVTTALGIKKQDRALGYAVTKIDSTQLTEAVSTNWTDALSGKVAGLSLIRSGSGPAGSNKIILRGENNLTGDNEALIIVDGVVISSSSGRRSANGSDNVYATGSDNLPADYGSAVNDLNPNDIESVTVLKGPAAAALYGQRGANGAIVITTKSAAAKKNGQFRIQFTSNGSMESLNRTVDRQYEYGLGLDGQLDYDFGRSANSSSSSAYGPKFDGQLFYQYNPVTQTRDTVATPWVAYKNIDDFWDVGKNLTNNLSVSGKLLSTAFRITGSIQDNKWIVPNTGFKRNSASITTNTDITKKLKLSTKMNYGFRSSDNLPGAGYGNQSLMYWYIFWQPNADYNWLRNYWMGTPGSSYSSDSMYKRIRYPYSSFPENPFAIVNEFINKTRRQNVTGNVQLNYQFSKELSLMVRGNLDWSYDKREQDRPYDAGSRLPYGSIRKQNIHTREVSYDFLARYNKSLSDNVKFGVSLGGSQLKNEYDKTDKRADGLKFPKLDSLHPSPYPGIYDLNNNLYGLTFYPDTSRYQINSIYGLINFSYKNYLFAEVTGRQDWNSVLATPNRTDNVGFFYPSLNTSFVLSDVTKLPTAISYAKLRASIAQVGSGATTPYRTAYTYPLAVNNGLYPDSAVSNPRTLPNDNLKPLKTTTFELGAEVQLFKNRLGFDLALYWGNTQNQILTRTLDRSSGYDYAIINAGRVNNNGIELSLNGKPIVNKNGFNWEVFATYSFNKNKIMSMPDSTVLLRAGQIASGQIVATIGGSMGDLYGLGYQRSPNGQVIFDPVTGFPKITSNIIYLGNTTPKYKVSLGNNFRYKQFSLKLLFDAQAGAVAYSLTHYKMVEQGKLAVTLPGRYNGIIGNGVLEVLNDKGEVTGYRKNDVVAYDVDQYYQNSMGSLNAEGSTFSTDFIKFREATLYYSFNAKLLKKVGLKTATLGIYGRDLFIWSPWPIFDPEFGTLSGSDIVRGFEVGQFPSTRSVGFNLSIGL comes from the coding sequence ATGAGAAAAAATAGAATCCGGAACAAAAAAAGCAACTTCCTGCTGGCAGTGCTGCTGCTGCTGCTGTTACCCTTTATAGGAATGGCGCAGCGGAGAACGGTAAGCGGGATGGTTACTTCCAAAGAAACAACCGAACCGATTGCTAATGCGACGGTATTAATCAAAGGAACTTCCAGGGGTACCACTACCAATGCGGAGGGGCACTACTCTATTGCTACAACAACTGGTGAGGTGCTGACTTTTTCTGCCGTGGGATATAAAGCCACAGACCGGAAATACAGTGGGCAAGCTTCCATAAACGTACTTTTGGAAAGTAATAGCAAGCAGGAAGATGAAGTGGTGGTAACCACCGCGCTGGGGATTAAAAAGCAGGATCGAGCTTTAGGGTATGCTGTTACAAAAATTGACAGTACCCAACTGACAGAGGCTGTATCCACTAACTGGACGGATGCTCTTTCGGGGAAGGTTGCCGGCTTAAGCCTGATACGCTCCGGCTCCGGCCCGGCGGGATCTAATAAAATTATTCTGCGTGGTGAGAATAACCTTACCGGTGATAATGAGGCCCTGATCATTGTTGATGGAGTGGTAATTAGTAGCAGTAGCGGCAGGCGCTCTGCAAATGGATCGGATAATGTATACGCAACAGGCAGTGATAACCTGCCGGCTGACTACGGAAGCGCTGTAAATGACCTTAACCCAAATGATATTGAAAGCGTAACCGTATTGAAAGGCCCGGCTGCGGCCGCCTTATATGGGCAGCGGGGCGCTAACGGGGCTATCGTCATTACCACAAAATCAGCAGCGGCAAAAAAGAACGGGCAGTTTCGGATCCAGTTTACTTCAAACGGATCGATGGAATCCCTGAACAGGACCGTTGACCGGCAGTATGAATATGGACTTGGGTTGGATGGACAACTGGATTATGACTTTGGCCGGTCTGCAAACAGTTCCTCCAGCTCAGCTTATGGACCTAAGTTTGACGGACAGTTATTTTACCAGTATAACCCCGTTACCCAAACGAGGGATACCGTAGCAACCCCCTGGGTGGCGTACAAGAATATTGATGATTTCTGGGATGTAGGAAAAAACCTTACTAACAATTTGAGTGTGAGTGGCAAATTGTTGTCAACCGCTTTTCGCATTACCGGCTCGATCCAGGATAACAAGTGGATTGTTCCTAATACCGGGTTCAAGCGCAATTCTGCAAGTATTACAACGAATACCGATATTACCAAAAAGCTGAAGTTGTCAACTAAAATGAACTATGGCTTCAGGAGCAGCGACAATCTCCCGGGAGCGGGTTATGGTAACCAGTCGCTTATGTACTGGTATATATTCTGGCAGCCCAATGCAGATTATAACTGGTTGCGGAACTACTGGATGGGTACCCCGGGAAGCTCTTATAGTTCAGACAGTATGTACAAAAGAATCCGTTACCCGTACTCTTCTTTTCCGGAAAACCCGTTTGCTATTGTAAACGAATTTATAAATAAAACAAGAAGGCAAAATGTAACGGGCAACGTGCAGTTAAACTATCAGTTTTCAAAGGAGCTGAGCCTGATGGTGCGCGGAAACCTGGACTGGTCCTATGATAAGCGTGAGCAGGATCGCCCTTATGACGCGGGCTCCCGTTTGCCATATGGTTCTATTAGAAAACAAAATATTCATACCCGGGAAGTGAGTTATGATTTTCTTGCCCGGTACAATAAGAGCCTGTCTGACAATGTTAAGTTCGGCGTGTCGTTGGGAGGAAGCCAGTTGAAAAATGAATACGACAAAACAGATAAACGGGCCGACGGTTTAAAATTCCCCAAACTGGACTCATTGCACCCTTCTCCGTATCCGGGTATTTACGACCTGAATAACAACCTATATGGACTGACCTTTTATCCTGATACCAGCCGTTATCAGATCAATAGTATTTACGGCCTTATTAATTTTAGCTATAAGAACTATCTGTTTGCAGAGGTTACCGGTAGGCAGGACTGGAACAGTGTACTGGCCACCCCGAACCGGACTGATAATGTGGGTTTCTTTTATCCCTCGTTAAATACCAGTTTTGTCCTATCTGATGTTACAAAATTGCCGACGGCTATCAGTTATGCCAAACTAAGAGCTTCTATAGCGCAGGTAGGAAGCGGCGCTACCACACCTTACAGAACGGCGTATACCTATCCGCTTGCTGTTAATAACGGCCTGTATCCGGACAGCGCGGTATCCAATCCGAGGACATTGCCAAACGACAACCTGAAGCCGCTGAAAACCACAACCTTTGAATTGGGAGCGGAAGTGCAATTGTTCAAAAACCGCTTGGGATTTGACCTGGCGCTTTATTGGGGAAACACCCAGAACCAGATCCTGACAAGAACCCTGGACCGGTCTTCCGGTTATGATTATGCCATTATTAACGCAGGCAGAGTTAATAATAATGGTATTGAATTGTCATTAAACGGAAAGCCCATTGTAAACAAAAATGGATTTAACTGGGAAGTGTTTGCCACCTATTCGTTCAATAAAAACAAGATCATGTCTATGCCGGACAGCACCGTTTTGCTCCGGGCCGGGCAGATCGCCAGTGGCCAGATCGTTGCTACTATTGGTGGAAGTATGGGTGATCTATATGGCTTGGGCTACCAGCGCAGCCCGAATGGGCAGGTCATCTTTGATCCCGTTACCGGGTTCCCTAAAATCACCAGCAATATTATTTATTTAGGCAATACAACACCCAAGTATAAAGTGAGCCTGGGTAACAATTTCCGGTATAAGCAATTTAGTTTAAAACTATTGTTTGATGCACAGGCCGGCGCTGTAGCCTATTCGCTGACCCACTATAAAATGGTGGAACAGGGTAAATTGGCTGTCACATTGCCGGGTCGTTATAATGGCATTATTGGCAATGGCGTGTTGGAAGTGCTGAATGATAAAGGCGAGGTTACCGGTTATCGCAAAAATGATGTGGTGGCCTATGACGTGGATCAGTACTATCAAAACAGTATGGGATCCCTTAACGCAGAAGGAAGTACGTTCAGTACCGATTTTATTAAATTCCGGGAAGCCACGCTCTATTATTCTTTCAACGCAAAACTGTTGAAGAAGGTCGGACTAAAAACAGCCACCCTTGGTATTTACGGGCGTGATCTGTTCATCTGGTCGCCCTGGCCAATTTTTGATCCTGAATTTGGTACCCTCAGCGGATCAGATATCGTAAGAGGGTTTGAGGTAGGCCAGTTTCCGTCTACACGCAGTGTTGGTTTTAATTTATCTATCGGACTTTAA
- a CDS encoding glycerol-3-phosphate dehydrogenase/oxidase, which yields MNQGIKMKTERISLLKAATAKDVLWDVVVIGGGATGLGTALEAVTRGYKTLLLEQSDFAKGTSSRSTKLVHGGVRYLAQGNVGLVREASIERGLLLQNAPHLVKNQTFIIPVYSFTDRLKYTIGLKLYDWIAGRLSLGRSYFISRKKALEALPGINQEKLTGGVLYHDGQFDDSRLAINLAQTIIEEGGVAINYMKVLGLEKPDAKGHTVVEAEDMEQGVSYKIKTKAVVNATGVFVDAILKMEDPAAPKSVVASQGIHLVLNKTFFSSAEALMIPKTNDGRVLFAVPWHNEVVVGTTDTPVGVPSMEPRPLEKEITFILNTVGNYLVKKPCRKDVQSVFVGLRPLAAPKEGAQKTKEISRSHKIIISPTNLFTIIGGKWTTYRKMGEDMVDAIEKKLNWPLTKTRTPHLKIHGYKEGMNWEDPYYFYGSDAEGAKTASEEQRISDKLRIDKAQVVWAVQHEMARTVEDFLARRTRALFLDARESIRICQEVATIMAAALNRDDDWIQNETVQFRELAQQYLLN from the coding sequence GTGAACCAGGGGATAAAAATGAAAACGGAGCGGATTTCGTTGCTAAAAGCAGCCACAGCAAAGGATGTGCTGTGGGATGTAGTTGTTATTGGTGGTGGGGCTACGGGATTGGGAACAGCCCTGGAGGCGGTTACCCGGGGGTATAAAACATTATTGCTGGAACAGTCGGATTTTGCAAAAGGAACTTCAAGTCGCAGCACCAAGTTGGTACACGGCGGCGTTCGTTACCTGGCACAGGGCAATGTAGGGTTGGTAAGGGAGGCGAGCATTGAGCGGGGGCTCTTACTGCAGAACGCTCCGCACCTGGTAAAAAATCAAACCTTTATTATCCCGGTTTATTCTTTTACAGACCGGCTAAAATATACCATTGGATTAAAATTATATGATTGGATCGCCGGCCGGCTGTCGCTGGGGCGCTCTTATTTTATCTCCCGTAAAAAAGCGCTGGAAGCATTGCCGGGAATAAATCAGGAAAAACTTACCGGCGGTGTTTTATACCACGACGGACAGTTTGACGATTCGAGGCTTGCGATAAACCTGGCGCAAACAATTATTGAGGAAGGGGGTGTGGCAATAAACTATATGAAAGTATTGGGGCTTGAAAAACCCGATGCGAAGGGGCACACCGTTGTGGAAGCCGAAGATATGGAACAAGGCGTTTCGTATAAAATAAAAACAAAGGCAGTGGTAAATGCCACCGGCGTATTTGTTGACGCTATTTTAAAAATGGAAGACCCGGCGGCCCCCAAAAGCGTGGTGGCAAGTCAGGGGATACACCTTGTTTTAAACAAAACCTTTTTTTCTTCTGCCGAGGCGCTGATGATTCCCAAAACGAACGACGGGCGGGTGCTGTTTGCTGTTCCCTGGCATAATGAAGTGGTGGTGGGTACAACAGACACTCCGGTGGGCGTTCCTTCTATGGAGCCCAGGCCGCTTGAGAAGGAAATTACCTTCATTTTAAATACGGTGGGAAATTATCTTGTAAAAAAGCCTTGCAGGAAAGACGTGCAAAGCGTATTTGTGGGCTTACGTCCTCTGGCGGCTCCAAAAGAAGGCGCCCAGAAAACAAAAGAAATATCGCGCAGCCATAAAATTATTATCAGCCCCACGAACCTGTTTACCATTATCGGGGGTAAATGGACCACCTATAGAAAGATGGGGGAAGATATGGTGGATGCTATTGAAAAAAAATTAAACTGGCCGCTTACCAAAACAAGAACCCCGCATTTGAAAATTCATGGATATAAAGAAGGGATGAATTGGGAAGACCCCTACTATTTCTATGGAAGTGATGCGGAAGGCGCGAAGACAGCAAGCGAGGAACAACGCATCAGCGACAAGCTTAGGATCGATAAAGCACAGGTAGTATGGGCTGTGCAGCATGAAATGGCCCGTACGGTGGAGGATTTTCTAGCACGGCGCACCCGGGCACTTTTTTTAGATGCAAGGGAAAGTATCAGGATCTGCCAGGAGGTAGCAACAATCATGGCTGCTGCGTTAAACAGAGATGACGATTGGATTCAGAATGAAACTGTACAATTCAGGGAGCTGGCGCAGCAATATTTATTAAACTAA
- a CDS encoding DeoR/GlpR family DNA-binding transcription regulator, whose product MSTLVERHQHILEVLKEKGTVLVGDLCQDLNVSSVTIRKDLQFLEDKNKLFRTHGGATLTNPYIGDRPVIEKVAIQSAEKEKIGQYAAGLIEYNDSILIASGTTVFYLAKNIQPKGNVTVLTSALNVAIEIAHHPGIEVIQLGGIMRKTSSSVTGLYAEKILEDFSCSKLFLGVDGIDLEFGLTTTSMQEAQLNKKMIMAARKTIVLADSSKFGKRGLGKICTLEDIEQIITDSNISQHTVEQLEARGVEVTVLPL is encoded by the coding sequence ATGAGCACATTAGTTGAGCGTCACCAACATATACTGGAGGTGTTAAAGGAAAAGGGAACCGTCCTGGTAGGGGATCTTTGCCAGGATTTGAACGTTTCTTCTGTAACCATTCGAAAGGATTTGCAATTTCTGGAGGACAAAAACAAATTATTTCGGACACACGGAGGAGCTACTTTGACCAACCCCTATATTGGCGATCGACCTGTGATTGAAAAAGTTGCCATACAATCGGCCGAAAAAGAAAAAATTGGTCAATACGCGGCTGGTTTAATAGAATATAATGATAGTATATTGATTGCTTCGGGCACTACTGTATTTTATCTTGCGAAAAATATACAACCGAAAGGAAACGTAACTGTTTTAACCAGCGCACTAAATGTGGCCATTGAGATCGCCCATCACCCGGGCATAGAAGTGATTCAGTTGGGAGGCATTATGAGAAAAACATCCTCTTCAGTGACCGGTCTGTATGCCGAGAAAATACTCGAAGATTTTTCCTGCAGCAAACTGTTTTTAGGGGTGGATGGCATCGACCTGGAATTTGGGCTTACCACCACAAGCATGCAGGAGGCACAACTGAATAAAAAAATGATCATGGCTGCGCGCAAAACTATTGTACTGGCCGATTCCAGCAAATTTGGCAAGCGCGGCCTTGGAAAAATCTGTACGCTGGAGGATATTGAACAGATTATTACAGATAGCAATATATCTCAACATACCGTAGAGCAACTGGAGGCAAGAGGGGTTGAGGTAACGGTACTCCCCCTTTAA
- a CDS encoding DUF6528 family protein: MKRILLLTALFYQGILFAQELKQIPPGSWVTCGDDKALVLDPTRSENGRPVILWSWDNKEATELPAEYRKLLHPLDDCKPVLDNRKLLLTSSGGATILVDIATKQVEFYAHTPMAHSAAVLPGGYLAVANSTHPQGNSLELYRYDQPEKVLFKDTLYSGHGAVWNNQKQQLFVLGFNELRAYKLDAADRTHPRLVKTQTWVLPDVGGHDLSLIDGNHLLVSAHNDVWIFDIAAGSYTVFKPLEKVPNVKSVNLDKKTGMLVYTKAEESWWTFHIYAKNPEKVLNLPDVRLYKVRIAPEAR, translated from the coding sequence ATGAAACGAATTTTGTTGTTAACGGCGCTTTTTTATCAGGGAATCCTGTTTGCCCAGGAGTTAAAACAGATTCCACCGGGTTCCTGGGTTACCTGCGGAGATGATAAAGCCCTGGTCCTTGACCCGACGCGTTCAGAAAATGGGCGCCCGGTTATCCTATGGTCCTGGGATAATAAAGAAGCAACGGAGCTGCCGGCGGAGTATCGTAAACTATTGCATCCGCTGGACGACTGTAAGCCGGTACTGGACAACCGGAAATTGCTGCTTACTTCTTCCGGGGGGGCCACCATCCTGGTAGATATTGCTACAAAGCAAGTGGAGTTTTATGCGCATACGCCGATGGCCCACTCCGCCGCTGTTTTACCGGGCGGCTACCTGGCAGTGGCAAACTCGACCCACCCTCAGGGTAACAGCCTGGAGTTATACCGCTACGATCAGCCGGAAAAAGTCTTATTTAAAGACACTCTTTATTCGGGTCACGGCGCCGTGTGGAATAATCAGAAACAGCAATTATTTGTCTTGGGGTTTAATGAACTAAGGGCCTACAAATTGGATGCGGCGGACCGGACGCATCCCCGGTTAGTAAAAACGCAGACCTGGGTGCTTCCGGATGTAGGTGGGCATGATCTTTCGCTGATTGATGGGAACCACCTTTTGGTTTCTGCCCACAATGATGTATGGATCTTTGATATCGCCGCCGGCAGCTATACCGTTTTTAAACCACTGGAAAAAGTTCCGAACGTAAAGTCTGTAAACCTGGATAAAAAAACAGGGATGCTTGTTTATACGAAGGCCGAAGAGAGCTGGTGGACTTTTCATATTTATGCTAAAAACCCTGAAAAAGTGCTTAACCTGCCGGACGTGCGGTTATATAAAGTGCGTATTGCACCGGAGGCGCGATAA
- a CDS encoding GH92 family glycosyl hydrolase: MKKQLFVGLIALLLTQCAVAQDNYTQYVNPLIGTKKMGHTYPGATVPFGAVQLSPDTDTLPYSVNGKYNADVYKYCAGYQYDDPTIVGFSHTHFSGTGHSDLGDFLIMPTTGKLQLNPGTAAQPETGYRSRYSHSSEVATPDYYKVKLEDDNIMAELTTTTRVGVHQYTFPKSDEAHIILDLMHGIYNYDDKNVWTFVRVENDTLVTGFRQTNGWARTRIVYFAMTFSKPIASYGFANFKTYPYKGFYKRFDQSNNFPEMAGEQIRAHFDFKTSENEKLLIKFALSPVSTANAIENLRIETPGNDFATIRKQGEQKWNEELSKIKVETLNKDAKANFYTAMYHAFLSPTVYMDNNNQYKGLDQNVHKADGFTNYTTFSLWDTYRALHPLFNLIQTKRNNDMIKSMLAHQEQSVHKMLPVWSHYANENWCMSGYHSVAVIADAIVKGTNTFDANKALDACIQTANVSYYDGLGEYIKRGYVPDDIRPNSVSTTMEYAFDDWSIAQAAKKLGRMDVYNTFLKRSQNWKNVYDASIGYMRPRLSNGSFRKEFDVLSTNGQGFIEGNAWNYSLFVPQDPEGMIAAMGGEKKFIPHLDSLFTMHLPDKFFEETEDITRDGIIGNYVHGNEPSHHVAYLYNFAHQPWKTQERVRMILKKQYKPDVDGLGGNDDCGQMSAWYIFSTLGFYPFAPGSDDYQLGSPAIKKAILQLENGKTFTIDVKNQGDKNVYVSRVLLNGKEFKGTTLKHSTILGGGVLEFVMSSKH; this comes from the coding sequence ATGAAAAAGCAATTGTTTGTCGGCCTTATTGCGCTGCTGCTTACCCAATGCGCCGTAGCACAGGATAACTATACCCAATACGTAAATCCCCTGATCGGCACAAAAAAAATGGGGCATACCTACCCGGGGGCAACGGTTCCGTTTGGTGCGGTTCAACTAAGTCCGGATACAGATACACTCCCCTACTCCGTAAACGGGAAATACAATGCAGATGTTTATAAGTATTGCGCAGGATATCAATACGACGATCCTACAATTGTTGGGTTTAGTCATACCCACTTTAGCGGAACGGGTCATTCGGACCTGGGCGATTTTTTAATTATGCCCACCACCGGCAAATTGCAGCTAAATCCGGGAACGGCAGCCCAACCTGAAACCGGTTACCGCAGCCGTTACAGCCATTCCAGCGAAGTAGCCACACCGGATTATTATAAAGTGAAGCTGGAGGACGATAATATCATGGCCGAGCTGACCACTACCACCCGCGTGGGCGTGCATCAATACACTTTTCCAAAGTCAGACGAGGCGCATATTATCCTGGACCTCATGCACGGCATCTATAATTATGATGATAAAAATGTATGGACTTTTGTTCGCGTAGAAAATGATACGCTGGTTACGGGTTTCCGGCAAACCAACGGGTGGGCGCGTACGCGGATTGTATATTTTGCCATGACCTTTTCAAAACCGATCGCTTCCTATGGATTTGCCAATTTTAAGACCTACCCTTATAAAGGATTTTACAAACGATTCGACCAGTCGAACAATTTTCCGGAAATGGCGGGCGAACAGATCCGCGCTCATTTTGATTTTAAAACAAGCGAAAATGAAAAACTGCTGATCAAGTTTGCATTGTCGCCCGTAAGCACGGCGAATGCCATTGAAAACCTGCGCATCGAAACGCCGGGTAATGATTTTGCCACAATAAGAAAACAGGGAGAACAAAAATGGAATGAAGAGCTCAGCAAAATAAAAGTAGAAACGTTGAACAAAGATGCTAAGGCCAACTTTTATACAGCAATGTACCATGCATTTCTGAGTCCGACGGTGTATATGGATAACAATAACCAATATAAAGGGCTTGACCAGAATGTGCATAAAGCCGATGGGTTTACGAACTATACCACTTTTTCTTTGTGGGATACCTACCGGGCGCTGCATCCGCTTTTTAACCTGATCCAGACCAAACGGAACAATGATATGATCAAAAGCATGCTGGCGCACCAGGAGCAAAGTGTGCATAAGATGCTGCCGGTATGGAGTCATTATGCCAATGAGAACTGGTGCATGAGCGGTTATCATAGTGTAGCGGTTATTGCCGATGCTATTGTAAAAGGAACGAACACTTTCGACGCCAATAAGGCATTGGACGCCTGTATACAAACCGCAAATGTTTCCTACTATGATGGGTTGGGCGAGTATATAAAGCGGGGCTATGTGCCGGATGACATTCGGCCTAATTCCGTATCAACCACGATGGAATATGCTTTTGACGACTGGAGCATTGCGCAGGCAGCAAAAAAACTGGGCCGGATGGATGTATACAACACCTTTTTGAAACGTTCTCAAAACTGGAAAAATGTTTATGATGCTTCTATTGGTTATATGCGCCCGCGGTTAAGCAACGGCAGTTTCCGGAAAGAGTTTGATGTACTGTCCACCAACGGGCAGGGATTTATTGAAGGGAATGCCTGGAACTACAGTTTGTTTGTACCCCAGGATCCGGAAGGGATGATTGCTGCAATGGGCGGCGAAAAAAAATTTATACCGCATCTCGATTCTTTATTTACCATGCATTTGCCGGATAAATTTTTTGAGGAAACAGAAGACATTACCCGTGACGGGATCATTGGCAATTATGTGCATGGTAACGAACCCTCCCATCATGTAGCGTACCTGTACAATTTTGCTCACCAGCCCTGGAAAACACAGGAGCGCGTGCGCATGATCTTAAAAAAGCAATATAAACCCGATGTGGACGGTTTGGGCGGTAATGATGATTGCGGGCAAATGAGCGCCTGGTATATCTTCAGCACGTTGGGCTTTTATCCCTTTGCCCCCGGATCGGATGATTATCAGTTGGGAAGCCCCGCGATAAAAAAAGCAATATTACAATTGGAGAATGGGAAAACCTTCACCATTGATGTAAAAAATCAGGGGGATAAAAATGTATATGTATCCAGGGTATTGCTAAATGGAAAAGAGTTTAAGGGTACTACTCTAAAACACAGCACCATACTGGGTGGCGGTGTTTTAGAATTTGTGATGTCATCTAAACACTGA
- a CDS encoding GH3 auxin-responsive promoter family protein, with protein sequence MPLLSPAISSLARMRQWRIDGWRGHPLDTQREVLQNLATSAQYTEFGRKYGFNRLYNIRDFKKAVPVHEYNDLKPYIERCMNGEQNLLWNSPIAWFAKSSGTSGDKSKFIPISEESLEDCHYKAAKDVLTMYYQYNPDSTMLTGKGLVLGGSHNINAVNEEAQFGDLSAVLLQNSPFWGHWLRTPELSIALMDDWETKLEKIAAQTIGENVTSVSGVPTWTLVLFKRVLEITGKQSIAEVWPGLELYMHGGVSFTPYKEQFEQLIGKKINYLETYNASEGFFGAQEIPGDDGLLLFTDHGIFMEFMPVSEYGSADPQTIGLRDVELGTNYAPVISTNGGLWRYLLGDTIQFVSKDPFKIIVSGRIRHFINAFGEEVIIDNTDKAIRMAGMKTGAVVNDYTAAPIYFSNEGNGGHEWLIEFEKEPEDLAAFTEALDQSLQSINSDYEAKRHKDIALRLPVVHALSKGFFIEWLHHKGKLGGQHKVPRLSNDRKLLEDILAFYNEQHQSRSVVSTTN encoded by the coding sequence ATGCCATTATTAAGTCCGGCAATATCATCATTAGCACGCATGCGTCAATGGCGCATTGATGGCTGGCGCGGCCACCCGTTAGATACACAGCGGGAGGTGCTGCAAAACCTGGCTACCTCCGCCCAGTACACAGAGTTCGGAAGAAAATACGGATTCAATCGTCTTTATAATATCCGCGATTTTAAGAAAGCAGTTCCTGTCCACGAGTACAACGATCTGAAACCCTATATAGAGCGTTGCATGAACGGGGAGCAGAACCTGCTTTGGAATTCGCCCATTGCCTGGTTCGCAAAAAGCAGCGGCACCAGTGGCGATAAAAGTAAATTTATCCCGATAAGTGAAGAAAGCCTGGAGGATTGTCATTACAAAGCGGCAAAAGATGTGCTGACGATGTACTACCAGTATAACCCGGATAGTACAATGCTTACCGGCAAAGGATTAGTACTTGGCGGAAGTCATAATATTAATGCAGTAAATGAAGAAGCACAGTTTGGTGATCTGAGTGCGGTGCTTTTACAGAATAGCCCGTTTTGGGGGCATTGGCTACGGACGCCGGAATTGAGCATTGCTTTAATGGATGACTGGGAAACGAAACTGGAAAAAATTGCCGCACAAACGATCGGTGAAAATGTAACTTCTGTAAGCGGGGTGCCCACCTGGACGTTGGTGCTGTTTAAACGGGTCCTTGAAATTACCGGGAAACAATCCATTGCTGAGGTTTGGCCGGGACTGGAATTATATATGCACGGCGGCGTTTCTTTCACTCCTTATAAAGAACAGTTTGAACAACTGATTGGGAAGAAGATCAATTACCTGGAAACCTACAATGCCAGCGAAGGCTTTTTTGGTGCACAGGAAATTCCCGGAGACGACGGCCTCCTGCTGTTTACAGATCATGGCATTTTTATGGAATTTATGCCGGTGAGCGAATACGGGTCGGCCGACCCCCAAACGATTGGCCTGCGGGATGTGGAACTGGGCACCAATTACGCCCCGGTCATCAGCACCAACGGCGGACTGTGGCGGTATTTGCTGGGCGATACCATTCAGTTTGTTTCAAAAGATCCGTTTAAAATAATTGTTTCCGGGAGGATCCGGCATTTCATCAATGCTTTTGGCGAAGAGGTAATCATCGACAATACAGATAAGGCAATACGCATGGCCGGCATGAAAACCGGCGCTGTGGTAAACGATTATACGGCTGCGCCGATCTATTTTTCCAACGAGGGAAATGGCGGGCACGAATGGCTGATCGAATTTGAAAAAGAACCGGAAGATCTTGCCGCTTTCACCGAAGCATTGGACCAATCATTACAATCAATCAACAGCGATTACGAAGCCAAGCGGCATAAGGATATTGCATTGCGGCTACCCGTTGTGCATGCACTGTCTAAAGGCTTTTTTATTGAATGGCTGCATCACAAAGGCAAGCTGGGCGGGCAACACAAGGTTCCGCGCCTTAGCAATGACCGAAAATTGCTTGAAGATATTCTGGCATTTTACAACGAGCAGCATCAGAGCCGGAGTGTTGTGTCAACTACAAATTAA
- a CDS encoding MmcQ/YjbR family DNA-binding protein has product MNIEDIREYCLQQKGVEESFPFGPETLVFKVSGKIFLLMGLGGDPLQFNVKCDPDKALELRETYTAVQPGYHMNKKHWNTIIVDGTVSNKLLREWISDSYKLVAKIH; this is encoded by the coding sequence ATGAATATTGAAGATATCAGAGAGTACTGTTTACAACAGAAAGGCGTGGAAGAAAGTTTTCCTTTTGGTCCGGAAACACTTGTCTTTAAAGTGAGCGGAAAGATCTTCCTGCTCATGGGACTGGGCGGAGATCCGCTGCAGTTCAATGTAAAGTGCGATCCCGATAAAGCGCTCGAATTAAGGGAAACCTACACCGCCGTTCAACCCGGTTACCATATGAATAAGAAACACTGGAATACGATTATTGTCGACGGCACGGTGTCTAATAAGTTATTAAGAGAATGGATCAGCGATTCTTATAAGCTGGTAGCGAAGATCCATTAA